Proteins from one Clostridium cellulovorans 743B genomic window:
- the tnpA gene encoding IS200/IS605 family transposase encodes MDNSSLAHSKWNCKYHIVFAPKYRRQIIYGKIKADIGVILRKLCEHKGVEIIEANACKDHIHMLVSIPPKLSVSQFMGYLKGKSSLMIFDRHANLKYKYGNRQFWCKGYYVDTVGRNKKIIEEYIKNQIQEDLAYEQMSLKEFIDPFTGESVNKGKK; translated from the coding sequence ATAGTAGTTTAGCACATAGTAAATGGAATTGTAAATATCACATAGTCTTCGCACCAAAGTATAGGAGACAAATCATATATGGAAAAATAAAAGCGGATATAGGGGTAATACTTAGAAAGTTATGTGAACATAAAGGAGTAGAAATTATTGAAGCAAATGCATGTAAGGATCATATACATATGCTTGTAAGTATACCTCCGAAGTTAAGTGTCTCTCAGTTTATGGGGTATTTGAAAGGTAAGAGTTCATTGATGATTTTTGACAGACATGCAAATTTGAAATATAAATATGGGAATAGGCAATTTTGGTGTAAAGGCTATTACGTTGATACAGTTGGAAGAAACAAAAAGATAATAGAAGAATACATAAAGAATCAAATACAGGAAGATTTAGCATATGAACAAATGAGCTTGAAAGAATTTATTGACCCGTTTACGGGTGAATCAGTAAACAAAGGCAAAAAATAA
- a CDS encoding phosphorylase, with product MTIYDKLKANMEKFSGCTDFLYNIYGLDENEEYEAIILAPSWKPEKIFKNFNVEIDVVKEGADYKGYVIHIDGKKYGYIQTGCGASNIVDCCLTLGCTKCSKVIFIGAVGALKDDMMLGDIITPSKSIAGDGASLYLYENISVDNFQQLVYPKAQVVENVRIASKKLGIELKEKVVYCTDSIFCEYFHLNEIMKLGSEAIEMETAAFYRCMEIMNKDGIALLCVSDNSATENAFVGRCEEDTKKFHESRETLIPKLILSL from the coding sequence ATGACTATATACGATAAACTTAAAGCTAATATGGAGAAGTTTAGTGGATGTACAGACTTCTTGTATAATATATATGGTTTAGATGAAAATGAAGAATATGAAGCCATTATTTTGGCACCATCTTGGAAACCGGAAAAGATTTTCAAGAATTTCAATGTAGAAATTGACGTGGTCAAGGAAGGGGCAGATTATAAAGGGTATGTTATACATATAGATGGTAAAAAATATGGATATATACAAACTGGATGTGGTGCATCTAATATTGTAGATTGTTGTTTAACATTGGGATGTACCAAATGTAGCAAGGTTATTTTTATAGGTGCAGTTGGAGCATTAAAAGATGATATGATGTTGGGTGATATTATCACTCCTTCAAAGTCTATTGCTGGTGATGGTGCATCACTTTATCTGTATGAAAATATATCTGTTGATAATTTTCAACAGTTAGTATATCCCAAAGCACAGGTAGTAGAAAATGTACGGATAGCTTCTAAGAAGCTTGGGATTGAGTTAAAAGAAAAAGTGGTATATTGTACGGATTCTATATTTTGTGAGTACTTTCATTTGAATGAAATAATGAAATTAGGTAGTGAAGCTATAGAAATGGAAACAGCAGCATTTTATCGTTGTATGGAAATCATGAATAAAGACGGAATTGCACTTTTATGTGTTTCAGATAATTCAGCTACAGAAAATGCATTTGTTGGTAGATGTGAAGAAGACACAAAGAAATTTCATGAAAGTAGAGAAACTTTAATTCCCAAATTGATATTAAGTTTATAA
- a CDS encoding amidohydrolase produces the protein MKQEMITYLSTVKDELLKFSHTLHNCCEESYHECNNAKLISKFLAMNNFNITENYLDIKTSFFAQKGDGHPKICFLCEYDSDSNVGDILATNLRTTMSVGAAIAIGNSIDKIGGSVIVIGCPGELKGGSKSILVKQGAFEDIDTVLTARPHVVTAESGTSLAVLPIEINYTTKDKYYNNNGFYSSLDACLYTLNGLNVLINGYGDSCFINGISINSPSTPYFSPTLTKITFYIKAKTMKTLKDVDKKIRIFVKNTAEIMNVDSEIHLHELPCEELVSNKVLGRLFSHNLKEAGIINIAPPRDTHLGMSLGSVSVVVPTISPFVSVVKDNSIEPYSKAFAELSVSTEVEENLFKTIQALAFTGYDLLAREDLIAEAKKELHDYMKNNDVTY, from the coding sequence ATGAAACAAGAGATGATAACCTACTTATCAACTGTAAAGGATGAACTTTTGAAATTTTCTCACACCTTACATAATTGCTGTGAGGAAAGTTATCATGAATGCAATAATGCCAAGCTTATAAGTAAATTCCTTGCTATGAACAACTTTAATATAACAGAAAATTATTTAGATATAAAAACTTCATTCTTTGCACAAAAAGGAGATGGGCATCCAAAAATATGTTTTTTATGCGAATATGACTCTGATTCAAATGTAGGTGATATTCTAGCGACAAATTTAAGAACTACAATGTCTGTAGGTGCTGCTATAGCCATAGGAAATTCCATTGACAAAATAGGTGGCTCTGTAATAGTAATAGGCTGTCCTGGCGAACTTAAAGGTGGCTCAAAATCAATTTTAGTAAAACAAGGTGCCTTTGAAGATATAGATACAGTACTAACTGCAAGACCTCACGTAGTTACAGCAGAAAGCGGTACTTCCTTAGCTGTATTACCTATAGAAATAAACTATACAACTAAAGATAAATATTATAACAATAATGGCTTCTATTCTTCCTTAGACGCTTGCTTGTATACACTTAATGGCTTAAACGTATTGATTAATGGTTACGGTGATAGTTGTTTTATAAATGGTATATCCATAAACTCACCTTCAACCCCTTATTTTTCCCCAACTCTTACAAAAATAACTTTCTATATCAAAGCAAAAACTATGAAAACATTAAAAGATGTAGATAAGAAAATACGAATTTTTGTAAAAAATACAGCTGAAATTATGAATGTAGATAGTGAAATCCATCTACATGAGCTTCCTTGTGAAGAACTTGTATCAAATAAAGTTTTAGGAAGACTTTTCTCACATAATCTAAAAGAAGCAGGAATAATAAATATCGCACCACCAAGAGATACTCATTTAGGCATGAGTCTTGGTAGCGTAAGTGTCGTAGTTCCTACAATAAGTCCTTTTGTATCAGTAGTTAAAGATAACTCTATAGAGCCATATAGTAAGGCCTTTGCAGAGTTATCCGTATCTACAGAAGTAGAGGAAAATTTATTTAAAACAATACAGGCATTAGCTTTTACAGGCTATGATCTTTTGGCTAGAGAAGATTTAATTGCTGAAGCAAAAAAAGAACTACATGACTATATGAAAAATAATGATGTAACCTATTGA
- a CDS encoding aminotransferase class I/II-fold pyridoxal phosphate-dependent enzyme yields the protein MSKSPIVEEVLSYYEEDNILFCMPGHKKGFGFTRDSLGEKLFNCFIQSDITEVEPLDNYHNPQGIIKEAENLLTKFYGSYKSKFLVNGSTSGNLAMIFSAFEENDKVIVERNCHRSVLNAIILRKLNPIYIENSFIESLGTPLSINEEDFFHVLNNNPDAKGIILTYPNYYGVCCDLKKIIKICHERNMVVLVDSAHGAHFGIHEDIPQSAVKLGADVVVTSAHKTLPALTQGSYIHINNKMLEDKCSFYISAFTTTSPSYLIMCSLDYSRYYLEAYGNEDYGMLLGLCREYREKISEIPKFSILERKHISGKAYDIDETRFVITLDNGYSGHKLLEYLRTNKIQGEMSDDRSVVLLFSTFTRREEFESLYQVIKACDMLELQDEDSIKHISMPKGQQVICPYEAIELKGEYIDYKKCENKVALKAIVPYPPGVPLVAIGERITKAIIEVIEKALKNKQQILGVTDNKVYVADLHRFPQP from the coding sequence TTGTCAAAATCGCCTATAGTCGAAGAGGTTTTAAGTTATTATGAAGAGGATAACATTCTATTTTGTATGCCAGGACATAAGAAAGGCTTTGGATTTACAAGAGATTCCCTTGGAGAAAAGCTTTTTAATTGCTTTATACAAAGTGATATAACAGAGGTTGAGCCTTTAGATAATTATCATAATCCACAAGGGATAATAAAGGAAGCGGAAAACCTTTTAACAAAGTTTTATGGAAGTTATAAAAGTAAGTTTCTTGTTAATGGGAGTACCAGTGGCAATCTTGCAATGATTTTTTCGGCCTTCGAAGAGAATGATAAAGTTATAGTTGAAAGAAACTGCCATCGTTCTGTACTAAATGCAATCATCCTAAGAAAGTTAAATCCTATATATATAGAGAATAGTTTTATAGAGTCATTAGGTACTCCTCTATCTATAAATGAAGAGGATTTTTTTCATGTTTTAAATAATAATCCTGATGCTAAGGGAATTATATTAACCTATCCAAACTATTATGGGGTATGCTGTGATTTGAAGAAGATAATAAAAATTTGTCATGAAAGAAATATGGTAGTTCTTGTAGATAGTGCTCATGGAGCTCATTTTGGTATCCATGAGGATATACCACAGAGTGCAGTTAAATTAGGAGCAGACGTAGTTGTAACTAGTGCGCATAAGACTTTGCCAGCATTGACCCAGGGATCATATATACATATAAATAATAAAATGTTAGAAGATAAATGTAGTTTTTATATAAGTGCGTTTACTACTACAAGCCCATCGTATTTAATAATGTGTTCTTTAGACTATAGTAGGTATTACTTAGAAGCTTATGGAAATGAAGACTATGGAATGCTTTTAGGATTGTGTAGAGAATATAGAGAAAAAATAAGTGAAATTCCTAAGTTCAGTATTCTGGAGAGGAAACATATTTCAGGGAAAGCCTATGATATAGATGAAACTAGGTTTGTTATAACGCTAGATAATGGTTATAGTGGGCATAAACTTCTTGAATATCTAAGAACAAATAAGATACAGGGAGAAATGAGTGATGACAGAAGTGTTGTGCTTTTATTTTCAACTTTTACCAGAAGAGAAGAATTCGAAAGTTTATATCAGGTTATCAAAGCTTGCGATATGTTAGAACTTCAAGATGAAGATTCTATTAAACATATATCTATGCCAAAAGGGCAACAAGTAATTTGTCCTTATGAAGCTATTGAACTTAAAGGGGAATATATAGATTATAAGAAATGTGAAAATAAGGTTGCGTTAAAAGCTATAGTACCGTATCCACCAGGTGTGCCGCTAGTTGCCATTGGTGAGAGGATTACAAAGGCAATAATAGAAGTAATAGAAAAGGCCTTGAAAAATAAGCAACAAATTTTAGGTGTTACGGATAACAAGGTATATGTAGCAGATTTGCATAGGTTTCCACAGCCATAA
- a CDS encoding magnesium transporter CorA family protein, which yields MISIYKSDLDLSDNLIKINSVEPGSWINLVAPTDQELILISKKTCVPLDFLKAALDDEETSRLDVEDGNTLIIVDIPFTEVEENSLTYDTYPLGIIHTDSYIITICIKNSRILNDFITDKIKSFYTFKRSRFILQILYRVSSYYLSSLRQINKKSLMLQGKLHKSMNNKVLMQLLSLQNSTVYFSTSLKSNEVTLEKISKLEFAQKYEEDKELLEDVIIETKQAIEMTQIYGGILQATMDTSANIINNNVNTVMKFLTSVTIAMAIPNIISGIFGMNITGLPFSVNESGGGFAIVISIILGSTLLTILFLNRRGLFK from the coding sequence ATGATTTCAATTTATAAAAGCGACTTAGACCTATCCGATAACTTGATAAAAATTAATTCTGTAGAACCGGGAAGTTGGATAAATTTAGTTGCTCCCACCGATCAAGAGTTAATATTAATATCAAAAAAGACTTGCGTTCCACTAGACTTTCTAAAAGCTGCTCTTGATGACGAAGAAACTTCTCGTTTAGATGTAGAGGATGGCAATACCCTAATAATAGTGGATATTCCGTTTACAGAAGTTGAAGAAAATTCTTTAACTTACGATACTTACCCCCTTGGGATAATTCATACGGATTCTTATATAATCACAATATGTATTAAAAACAGTAGGATTTTAAATGATTTTATAACTGATAAAATTAAATCTTTTTATACCTTTAAACGCTCACGTTTTATTTTACAGATATTATATAGAGTATCTAGCTACTATCTTTCTTCACTAAGACAAATAAATAAAAAATCTTTGATGCTACAAGGAAAACTTCATAAATCCATGAATAACAAAGTTCTAATGCAGCTACTTTCCTTGCAGAATTCCACGGTTTACTTTTCGACTTCCTTGAAATCTAATGAAGTAACCCTAGAAAAAATATCAAAGCTAGAATTTGCTCAGAAATATGAAGAAGATAAAGAACTTTTAGAAGATGTTATTATCGAAACTAAACAGGCAATCGAAATGACCCAGATATATGGTGGCATCCTTCAAGCAACAATGGACACCTCTGCAAATATAATAAATAATAATGTTAATACAGTAATGAAGTTTTTAACTTCTGTAACTATAGCTATGGCAATACCTAATATAATCTCAGGTATATTCGGTATGAATATAACAGGTTTACCTTTCTCTGTTAATGAGTCTGGTGGTGGTTTTGCTATCGTAATATCCATAATACTTGGTTCAACGCTTCTCACGATCCTATTTTTAAACCGAAGAGGATTGTTCAAATAA
- a CDS encoding sigma factor G inhibitor Gin, giving the protein MKCIVCGKSIQEGIIVNSRFICLKCEERMVNSNIDTDFYNYFIDVLKKSRINKLDTKGESINCQNRL; this is encoded by the coding sequence ATGAAGTGTATTGTATGTGGTAAATCAATTCAAGAGGGGATAATAGTAAATAGCAGATTTATATGTTTAAAATGTGAAGAAAGAATGGTAAACTCTAATATAGATACGGATTTTTACAACTATTTTATTGATGTTTTAAAAAAGAGCAGAATTAATAAATTAGACACTAAAGGAGAGAGTATTAATTGTCAAAATCGCCTATAG
- a CDS encoding uridylate kinase produces MVNLNFDCELVGKVGSMALIRKGEYDIDYNVFSRLGKELYPGCIWVSSGAVEIGRIDYMKRNNLNEIENYDIEEVKSNYASQGQAILMENYRKFINPNFSVRQLLVEHHHFNDVEKREFIRKLLLNSIKQNAIPIVNYNDSVSNEEIRKMELYNLRLNQDKVVECIDNDETASAISVLVKSKYLLILTSEIGLLKDPRDTKTLIREVEGKDTYELIDHISELQQYCIGASREGANGMKAKLEYLIEPIKQGTTVIIGHSKYGISDLIKGNVERTIFRVR; encoded by the coding sequence GTGGTAAACTTGAATTTTGATTGTGAACTTGTTGGCAAGGTTGGTTCAATGGCATTAATTAGAAAAGGCGAATATGATATAGACTATAATGTTTTTAGTAGATTAGGGAAGGAACTTTATCCAGGATGTATATGGGTAAGTTCTGGAGCTGTTGAAATTGGTCGTATTGATTATATGAAAAGAAACAACCTAAATGAAATCGAAAATTATGATATTGAAGAAGTTAAATCGAATTATGCCTCACAAGGGCAAGCGATTCTCATGGAAAACTATAGAAAGTTTATTAACCCCAATTTTTCAGTAAGGCAGCTTTTAGTGGAACACCATCATTTTAATGATGTGGAAAAAAGAGAGTTTATAAGGAAGTTGCTGCTTAACTCAATAAAACAAAATGCAATACCAATAGTAAACTATAATGATTCTGTTAGTAATGAAGAAATAAGAAAAATGGAACTTTATAACTTAAGGTTAAATCAAGACAAAGTTGTTGAATGTATTGATAACGATGAAACTGCTTCAGCAATATCAGTATTAGTAAAGTCAAAATATTTATTGATATTAACATCAGAAATAGGTTTGTTAAAGGATCCAAGAGATACTAAAACATTAATTAGGGAAGTAGAGGGAAAAGACACTTATGAGCTAATTGACCACATAAGTGAACTTCAACAATATTGTATTGGAGCAAGCAGAGAAGGAGCAAATGGTATGAAGGCAAAGCTTGAATACTTAATTGAGCCTATAAAACAAGGTACTACGGTAATTATTGGACATTCAAAATATGGTATATCTGATTTAATCAAAGGAAATGTGGAAAGAACAATATTCCGTGTAAGATAG
- the metF gene encoding methylenetetrahydrofolate reductase [NAD(P)H], with product MKIKDILDNRQSFSVELFPPKKTDSFDNIINTLDNLNGLDIDFVSVTYGAGGSSRDNTVKLSKKIKSEYNLEVITHLTCINSKKDEIASLLDEMKENNLENILALRGDIPSEVIYDDYKYASDLIPEIKSLGDFCVGAACYPEKHPEAPSNVYDIKKLKQKTALGCDFLISQLFLDNTMFFNFQERLELADVNTKVLAGIMPVINKAQFERIIQLSGCNVPPKFKKILEKYEHNPSALKDAGIAYAIDQIIDLMCHDVDGIHLYIMNKPENAKRILDNITGLRNA from the coding sequence TTGAAAATTAAAGATATACTAGATAATAGACAATCTTTCTCGGTGGAACTTTTTCCACCTAAAAAAACAGATTCTTTCGATAATATAATAAATACTTTGGATAACCTAAATGGTTTAGATATAGACTTCGTAAGCGTTACTTATGGTGCTGGCGGAAGTTCTAGAGATAATACTGTTAAATTATCAAAGAAAATTAAAAGTGAATATAACCTAGAAGTAATAACACATCTTACATGTATTAATTCTAAAAAAGATGAGATAGCTTCTCTTCTAGATGAAATGAAAGAGAATAATCTAGAAAATATATTAGCACTAAGAGGCGATATTCCTAGCGAAGTTATATATGATGACTACAAGTACGCTTCAGATTTAATACCTGAAATCAAGAGCCTTGGCGATTTTTGTGTAGGCGCTGCCTGCTATCCTGAAAAACATCCAGAAGCACCTTCTAATGTTTATGACATAAAGAAACTTAAACAAAAGACAGCTTTAGGTTGCGACTTTTTAATCTCTCAATTGTTTTTAGATAATACTATGTTCTTTAACTTTCAAGAACGATTAGAGTTAGCTGATGTTAACACAAAAGTATTAGCTGGTATAATGCCTGTAATTAATAAAGCTCAGTTTGAACGTATTATTCAACTTTCAGGTTGTAATGTGCCACCAAAATTCAAAAAAATACTTGAGAAATATGAACATAATCCGTCAGCTTTAAAAGATGCTGGTATAGCTTATGCAATTGATCAAATTATAGATTTGATGTGTCATGATGTTGACGGTATTCATCTTTATATAATGAATAAACCTGAAAATGCTAAAAGAATTCTAGACAATATTACCGGATTAAGAAATGCCTAG
- a CDS encoding acyltransferase family protein, with the protein MTKEQNYIKNRVESLDWLRGLAALSIMLYHLYSWEVAPLYADSLLGRFGIYAVSIFFILSGLSMAIVYSDFIKDIKTAIAFLIRRIFRIWPLLWVVTTFNFIINIKSGFSTEQIFVYIANITTIFGFIKPEAYISTGAWSIGNEMVYYVITIIIIMAYRRKKLYGNILFVASLIIGYLFAFKFLNPNMELAKQWIIYINPFNNLFFYIGGIAIYYNLKRIDFNKYFNNISLCVAMGLFNFIPVCGNQIFITTSIWRVVFSALSFIIVIGFYKLKLDMPKFIGKPFELFGIATFGVYLIHPVVYYVIKKLISEKLKLSGYGMMGTIMIIISVSLITILLALVSYYKFELRFMKYGKRYSMISKKEKNRNLSI; encoded by the coding sequence ATGACTAAAGAACAAAATTATATAAAAAATAGAGTAGAATCACTTGATTGGTTAAGAGGTTTAGCTGCTTTATCTATAATGCTTTATCACCTCTATTCTTGGGAGGTAGCACCATTATATGCAGATTCTTTGTTAGGTAGGTTTGGGATTTATGCAGTATCGATTTTTTTTATTTTATCAGGATTAAGCATGGCTATAGTATACAGTGACTTTATTAAGGATATTAAAACTGCAATTGCCTTTTTAATAAGGCGTATTTTTAGAATATGGCCATTATTATGGGTTGTAACGACTTTTAACTTTATTATTAATATTAAAAGTGGATTTTCTACTGAGCAAATTTTTGTTTATATAGCTAATATAACTACTATATTTGGGTTTATTAAGCCTGAAGCGTATATTTCTACAGGTGCTTGGTCCATCGGTAATGAGATGGTTTATTATGTAATTACAATAATAATAATAATGGCTTATAGAAGAAAAAAGCTATATGGAAATATATTGTTTGTAGCTTCCCTTATAATTGGATATTTATTTGCGTTTAAGTTTCTTAATCCTAATATGGAATTAGCAAAACAATGGATAATATACATAAACCCTTTTAATAATCTTTTTTTCTATATCGGAGGAATAGCGATTTATTATAATTTAAAAAGAATTGACTTTAATAAATACTTTAATAACATTAGTTTATGTGTGGCTATGGGATTGTTTAATTTCATTCCTGTATGTGGAAACCAAATTTTTATAACTACATCGATATGGAGAGTTGTTTTTTCAGCATTAAGTTTTATAATTGTTATTGGATTCTATAAGTTAAAATTAGATATGCCTAAATTTATTGGAAAACCATTTGAACTATTTGGAATAGCAACATTTGGTGTGTATCTCATACATCCAGTGGTTTATTACGTTATTAAAAAGCTTATTAGTGAAAAACTTAAATTATCGGGTTATGGAATGATGGGAACTATAATGATAATCATTAGTGTATCTTTGATAACAATTCTATTAGCATTGGTAAGTTATTATAAATTTGAACTAAGATTTATGAAGTATGGAAAGAGATATTCAATGATATCTAAAAAAGAAAAGAATAGAAACTTATCAATATGA
- a CDS encoding DUF2334 domain-containing protein yields the protein MQKIQFIIRYCMSLSIIFVLSSILLAPSINPLNKDLIVSKGDLKVSNNVLLGPKLNENYNIIEKTTHISPIAKVEPLNNITFKYEGTRITFNCELYASAQRYYLPLDVMLTLLGGSYTERVNSINVFYNSIKYTVFKDSYAVKVDDGSSFILRGGIILKNDKIYLSLSDLEYIFNLVDDWNYDANEVSLFKSRTPIITKASEQSGTAALIRLEDVSAGSVMLCNDSLKKMKALADYFYSEGTKFHVAWIPRYREPSQGIDNDLLEISNIANAQFVNMLDYLIYRGAIIGAHGYTHQHDSETSIVSTELDKNNNNDIVSTKKIIQSALETANKLNIPITFFESPHYAATELQQSVIENYFHYIYEPCVGIWNKMPIVSRRNKTTIYVPAPLGYMHDQDVDDLIDRINNREKGSLASFFYHPMKEFDYIKFNVETDGYVSYTYSSESPMHKILKTLKDNNYSTITIDKIR from the coding sequence ATGCAGAAAATACAATTTATAATTAGATACTGTATGTCATTATCCATTATCTTTGTTTTATCTTCAATACTACTAGCACCATCGATAAACCCCTTAAACAAAGACTTAATTGTTTCAAAGGGAGATTTGAAAGTATCAAACAATGTATTACTTGGGCCTAAACTAAACGAAAATTATAACATTATAGAGAAAACTACTCACATTAGCCCTATAGCTAAAGTTGAACCTTTAAATAATATAACCTTTAAATATGAAGGAACTCGCATAACATTTAACTGTGAGCTTTATGCGTCAGCTCAACGCTATTATCTACCTTTAGATGTAATGCTTACGTTATTAGGCGGAAGTTATACTGAGCGTGTCAACTCTATTAATGTATTTTATAATAGCATTAAATACACAGTTTTTAAAGATAGTTATGCTGTAAAAGTAGATGATGGTTCATCCTTTATATTGAGAGGCGGAATTATATTAAAAAATGACAAAATATATTTGTCCCTTTCAGACTTGGAATACATATTCAATTTAGTTGATGATTGGAATTATGATGCTAATGAAGTTTCTCTCTTTAAATCAAGGACTCCTATAATCACTAAAGCTTCTGAGCAATCAGGCACTGCAGCTTTAATAAGACTAGAAGATGTATCAGCTGGATCTGTAATGCTCTGTAACGATAGCCTGAAAAAAATGAAAGCTTTAGCCGATTACTTTTATTCAGAGGGAACGAAATTTCATGTAGCTTGGATTCCTAGGTACAGAGAACCTTCTCAAGGTATAGATAATGATCTTTTAGAAATATCAAATATTGCTAATGCTCAGTTTGTTAATATGCTAGATTATTTAATATATAGAGGTGCTATAATAGGTGCTCATGGTTATACACACCAGCACGATAGTGAGACAAGTATTGTTAGCACCGAATTAGATAAAAACAATAATAATGATATTGTGTCTACTAAAAAAATAATTCAATCGGCTTTAGAAACAGCAAATAAATTAAATATACCTATTACGTTTTTTGAATCACCACATTATGCTGCAACAGAATTGCAACAATCAGTAATAGAGAATTATTTTCATTACATCTATGAGCCGTGTGTTGGTATATGGAATAAAATGCCTATAGTCAGTAGGCGAAACAAAACTACAATTTATGTCCCTGCACCTTTAGGTTATATGCATGATCAAGATGTTGATGACTTAATTGATAGAATTAATAATCGTGAAAAAGGCTCATTAGCTAGTTTTTTCTATCACCCTATGAAAGAATTTGATTACATAAAGTTTAATGTTGAGACTGATGGATATGTAAGTTACACATATTCTTCTGAATCTCCTATGCACAAGATACTTAAAACTTTAAAAGATAATAATTATTCAACTATAACTATAGATAAAATAAGATAA
- a CDS encoding S66 peptidase family protein codes for MIADKLQLGDTIGIVAPASGERKEIIDNGISCLKKLGFNVKIGNHVYDKYGFLAGNDKNRAEDFMAMFLDPEVKMVMCMRGGYGSMRIIDYIDMNIIESNPKIFTGFSDITILLNYINKLTGLITFHGPMINSDINDEYTLKSFLSTLTESKATYLLENPDYLALECSVNGIVEGEIVGGNLAMICSSLGTPYEIETTDKILFIEEVGEAPYRIDRMFTQLIHSGKLDKCKGFILGQFKDCGLSNYDRSFTLPQVIEDRIFSLNKPTISHFMSGHGNPKITIPIGAKIQLNCNTSEIKVLEPVVKVLS; via the coding sequence ATGATTGCAGATAAACTTCAGCTTGGCGATACCATAGGAATTGTAGCCCCTGCTAGTGGAGAAAGAAAAGAAATAATTGATAACGGCATATCTTGCCTAAAAAAACTAGGCTTCAATGTTAAAATAGGAAACCATGTTTATGATAAGTATGGCTTTTTAGCTGGCAATGATAAAAATAGAGCTGAAGATTTTATGGCTATGTTCCTAGATCCCGAAGTAAAAATGGTAATGTGCATGCGTGGCGGGTATGGCTCCATGAGAATTATAGATTATATAGACATGAACATCATTGAGAGCAATCCTAAAATCTTTACAGGCTTTAGTGACATAACTATCTTATTAAATTATATAAACAAGCTAACAGGTCTTATAACTTTCCATGGTCCAATGATAAACTCAGATATAAATGACGAATATACACTAAAAAGCTTCCTAAGTACCTTAACAGAATCTAAGGCTACTTATTTACTAGAAAATCCTGATTACTTAGCTTTAGAGTGTAGTGTTAATGGAATAGTTGAAGGTGAAATCGTAGGCGGCAATCTAGCGATGATCTGCAGTTCCCTTGGTACCCCTTACGAAATAGAAACTACTGATAAGATTTTGTTTATAGAAGAAGTTGGTGAAGCACCATATAGAATAGATAGAATGTTTACTCAACTAATTCATTCTGGAAAGCTCGATAAATGCAAAGGCTTTATATTAGGTCAATTCAAGGATTGTGGACTCTCAAACTATGATAGAAGTTTTACCCTTCCTCAAGTTATAGAGGATAGGATTTTCTCATTAAATAAGCCTACAATAAGCCATTTCATGTCTGGCCATGGTAATCCTAAAATAACAATACCAATAGGTGCAAAAATTCAACTTAACTGCAATACTAGTGAAATTAAAGTTCTTGAGCCTGTGGTTAAAGTTTTATCCTAA